In the Scatophagus argus isolate fScaArg1 chromosome 11, fScaArg1.pri, whole genome shotgun sequence genome, TCCATCTGACCCAAGACACCAGAGCTGCTGCCAGTTTTTTCTCATGACAATCCATCTAAAAATTGAACTTTTTCAGTTCAAAGGAAAAGAACAGATTGATCTAAAAATTTCCAGTCTAAGGTTGTAACTTATCTTagtattttctgaattttatatCTCTTGTTAAGTGAAATCAGTAATATTTTACTGGTTCTTTGTACAAACAGTTAATATCACCTCAAACGGTTTCTTTTAGTAGAGGGAAGCAGTACTATTACTATACATCCAGGCCTTCACCTGCTTCTATCTGCATTCTCAAGTATTGAACTCTGCTCTCCATGAACCACAGAAAGAATGAGGCAACTACAACCAGGAGCAACCGTCTGTGGTGTCTTACCATTCAAGAGTTTTCTGGCCCCCCTTACCTGCCCTGACTCTTCCAAAATCATCTTCTGGGTTAGGAAGTCCTTCAAGTTCCTACCTACCTTCCTATGCCTTTATAACCTGGTAAAACAGCTTCATGAGTCACCTGATTGTTACATGTTGTATAGATTTTCAGAAGTAATTCATACCTAGCTTCTGCCACTGCAAATTCCCTATCGATATCATGCCTTAATTGACCGTACCTCTTCACTGACTCTGGGGTCAGCTGAGGTAGCCAGGCTGTAAATACTTCCTCACCTCAATGCTGACATTTAACCAGTGGGTTTTTGGCTTCCTGTCATGACATGGATTAGTCAACATGTAGACACTCCTTACAGCTGCTTCTACAGCAAATGCTTTTGACGGTGTGTTCCAACTACATGTTTCCAACTTGTGCCAGAATACAGACAAGACTTGTTTAGCTGCAAGTGAAAAACCATGGTGGAGATGAGTTCCCAGCAGGGTACAGGTGTACGCtccagctgtttccctctgcacTCTGTAACCTTGAGGTGATATAGtctttgacaaagaaaaactacaaaggTTCCATAAGCTACTGAAATGTATTGTGATCAAGTTCTAAATTAAGCAATATGATTAATGCTCAGTCTGAGAATGAAATGATGGGACTAACATCAATTTAATAGCTTTGTTTGGGTTTAGCTGAGCACAAAGCCTATAAGCCAAGGGAAGCTAACCTAACTTTATCCAAAGATTAACCACACCAAAGCTTTGCGTTTTATATTAAATGAATATTCAACACATGCAGGAATAGAAAGCAAGATGTTTTCAacctgtcacctgcagaagACCTTCATAGCCACCAGATATGGATGAGGTCATTGCAGAGCTGTGTGTAAACTCTGGGCTTTTAGTAAACTGTCGATATACTTCCTGTCTCAGGTTCCCTTATTTGAGAtggatgaggaagaagatgaggaagaggatgtcCTCTCAATGAAGAGCAGAGGTAAGGAAGTAGAGAAGATTttgtaactttgtgtgtgtgtattgacaACAGCTCCTATTCCATGCCCAACTCAGTTACCTCCACCTTTCTGCAGAGTATGGTGCCTGTAAAGAGCACAGTAAAGGAAACTGATCATGAACAGTTGCTGTgctttgtggcagcagtgacATTGTGATGGACTTGATTATGAAACAACATGCTGATGCCCTTGCCAAATACAAACATTCAACATTTATCgtgattattttgaaaaaaaaaaaaaaaaaaaaaagattgtccCTACTTGGGTTTAACATGACATCTCTTAACAACATTGTATCATATGTTTTCAATTGCTCATTTGTAGGTGGTTGTACATATGCGCCACGTGCTCTTGCGCCCCCTGCAGACACAGACCCTGACACATTCATATACATGAACTTCATGAAGAATCACTCCTGTTACGATGCCATTCCTACCAGCTCCAAACTGGTCATTTTTGACACCACACTACAGGTATgggtctttttgttttgttttgggtttactTTTGCAAATCCCATTTTTGGACAGCTAAGGCCCCACAGCTGCAAAACctgtgttatgtgtgtttttctcaggtGAAAAAGGCTTTCTTTGCTCTGGTGGCCAATGGTGTGAGGGCAGCACCACTATGGGACAGCAAGCTGAAGTGTTTTGTGGGTGAGCGATAATACATTTCTATCTACAgtacatctctgtctctccatcagtTCAAGATTCATCATGCAAGTGTTTAAAGATACctaacacaataacacaattttGAAAACCTGTGTTGAAAATATTTAGACACAATATGCAGTAATGGTCAGTCACCATTAGGCAATTCTAGGTCATCAAATTGCCATTAATGCACAATGTCAATTTATATAAGCATTTTGAACATGCTAGCATTCCACAGGCATGTGACCTACATTTAGTTTCTACGGACAGTTCTGGACCCCAGGTCTGTGGATTCAGGTTTCCTTACTGTGAATAGGAGGTTTCAAATGATCCAGGCCCAGTTTGTGTGCTAACATTTAGAGGAGGAAAGCAGgtcaacagcaaacacagatgcCTAACTGATCATCGTGACTCAACAGCCCTGCTCACAGGTGtcaattttctgtttgtaaCTAAAATTTAAACATGCGTGTCAAGTGCATCAGCCTGGATTAACTGTCTACATCACAAAGTTTGAAACCAGACTTTCAGTCTTTAACAGCTTAATGAGGTTAAAATTCTTCTTACACGCAGAAAGCAAAATTGTTGGATgaataaaaagacagagatatGTATTTGTTGTTCTTACTATTAgtatacagtaatttaaagTTTGGCCTGAGGGTGATGCCAGGAAAAGATTTTATTAGGGGTTTGTTCACTTTTTAGAGCTCCAAGGTCAATTCATCAGGCTCACCTTTACATTGAATTTGGCTTGGTTTTGATTCAATCTAAGCTGTACTTGTCTCAGTTTTGAGTTTCATGGTTGCATAAACACATTAGCATGGTAATCGTGTTACAGTCAGTATGTAATTTACTGTCGTTGCTATTGATTACCAATAAAcccatgtttgatgtttgtaaTGTGCGTACAGGTATGCTGACCATCACTGACTTCATCAACATTCTCCATCGTTATTACAAGTCTCCTCTGGTGAGCTGTGCACCTGAATGGTGTCTTTGCATTAAACATTTATAGCAAATATACACAATACAGCCTGTAAGTGTTGTATGGCTGTGGCGATTTGTTGTCATGGGCACATGCCATGTTACATATCAGATTATCTGTTTATACAAAAACAGCTGCtaatcacaaataaaaactgtatcCACATTGTCAGTGAGATTAGAAAGGAAGATGTCTGCCCAGGCTGAGGCCCATCACTGACTGAGCCGaggtgtgttttgtctgcaggttCAGATCTACGAGCTGGAAGAACACAAGATAGAGACATGGAGAGGTCAGTACAACAGAACCATGTCCTTTTATGGTGCCAAAAGTGttgatgaagaaaacaaggatTCAAACACCGTCTGGATGTGGGATTTCATGTCATTAgcttgtgtttctctctccGTAGAGATCTATCTGCAGTACTCTACCAACAGACTGATCAGCATCACTCCTGACTGCAGGTGAAACCAGACTTTGAAATGATTCCTTTAAATCAGGGTCATAGTTACATTGTTCAAATGTAATATATCATATTAAATACCGCAGCATTTTTAATTTCGAACACCTGGTCTGTCTGCATCTCATAGTAATTCCCAAGCCTTTTTGATTAGGTCTGTTCTTAATTATTCTtaactttcatttaaaatatttcatataatTTTAATGCTATAATATTAATGGCATCACAACATTTGGTATATATCTGTATAGAAACCTAAGTAACTAAACCAACTGCACTATGTATCTTGTTACTCCGTGCTGTTACAATCCTCGTGTGTCTATTATAATCTTAAATCATGAGATTTACTGTCTCCTCAGTTTGTTTGATGCCATCTACTCCTTGctgaagaataaaatacatcGACTGCCAGTCATCGACCCAGCATCAGGAAACGTCCTGCACATCCTCACTCACAAACGTATCCTCAAGTTCCTCCACATCTTTGTAAGACTTTTTCCCTTTAACATACTCCCTAACATGCATCAGAGAATTTTCCACAGCCAGAGTTGGAGCCTGTAAAAAGGGTTTGTTCATTTATCTACATTCAGTattaatttttattcatttctcaaGATCATACTGTGTAAAACATAGATtctatagaaataaaaaaaatggagacGGGCTCCCTCTGTACCATGGAAAATGATCTTCAGTTCACAATGGAAAAACATGAAGATCCGAACAAAATTGCAATTATTTGTCTGTATGGTTTCAATCTTTAATTGATTTTCACATACTGCATGGTTTTATCTCTCTTGCCTTCCCTCCAGGGATCTATGATTCCTAAACCCAGGTTTCTTCAAAAGCGGATCAGTGATGTGGCAATCGGTACCTTCAAACAAGTTGCAACAGTTCAGGAAACAGCTTCTGTCTATGATGCTCTGGCCATTTTTGTAGACAGAAGAGTGTCCGCACTGCCTGTGGTCAATGAGCATGGTAGTATAACATCACACTGACATTTGAtggttgatgttttgttttttttttaggtattAGACACTTGTTCTCACCATATAAATGGCTGTGTAGGTAATTAAGCTTATTAAGACTCAGATTTACATTTAAGTTTTTTGCATTTACTGTTAGGTGGCAGCCTAATGGTCATAGTAATTATGACAACTGAAGAAGTCAGGTGACATAGTAGGCTATTAAGAGTGGCAAAATCTGCACAGGGATGAGGATGAGGTGGATGGGTGCAACACAACCAGAATTTCACCCAGGAGACTACTGTTTAGTAGTTAAGTTAAAGGTTAAGTTAAAGGTAAATTGAATATGATCTTcataatcatgttttcattagtgtttaATGACCTGAAGcaaacaaatgttgtgtttttagtaCCTTTGAA is a window encoding:
- the prkag3b gene encoding 5'-AMP-activated protein kinase subunit gamma-3b yields the protein MEPLAEVPLFEMDEEEDEEEDVLSMKSRGGCTYAPRALAPPADTDPDTFIYMNFMKNHSCYDAIPTSSKLVIFDTTLQVKKAFFALVANGVRAAPLWDSKLKCFVGMLTITDFINILHRYYKSPLVQIYELEEHKIETWREIYLQYSTNRLISITPDCSLFDAIYSLLKNKIHRLPVIDPASGNVLHILTHKRILKFLHIFGSMIPKPRFLQKRISDVAIGTFKQVATVQETASVYDALAIFVDRRVSALPVVNEHGKVVALYSRFDVINLAAQKNYNNLSMTMREAITSRACCVEGVLKCYHYETLETVIDRIAKAEVHRLVLVDSDDVVRGIVSLSDLLQALVLTPADIYERSCCQD